In Chlorocebus sabaeus isolate Y175 chromosome 11, mChlSab1.0.hap1, whole genome shotgun sequence, one DNA window encodes the following:
- the BCDIN3D gene encoding RNA 5'-monophosphate methyltransferase, whose protein sequence is MRLMAVPSELDGGSVKETAAEEEPRVLEPGAAPFGNFPHYSRFHPPEQRLRLLPPELLRQLFPQSPENGPILGLDVGCNSGDLSVALYKHFLSLPDGETCSDASRELRLLCCDIDPVLVKRAEKECPFPDALTFITLDFMNQRKRKVLLSSFLSQFGRSVFDIGFCMSITMWIHLNHGDHGLWEFLAHLSSLCHYLLVEPQPWKCYRAAARRLRKLGLHDFDHFHSLAIRGDMTNQIVQILTQDHGMELICCFGNTSWDRSLLFFRAKQTIETHPIPESLIERGKEKNRL, encoded by the exons ATGAGGCTAATGGCGGTGCCCTCGGAACTGGATGGAGGGAGTGTTAAGGAGACTGCAGCGGAAGAGGAACCGCGAGTTCTGGAACCCGGCGCCGCCCCGTTCGGAAATTTTCCTCATTATTCTCGCTTCCACCCTCCGGAGCAACGGCTCCGCCTCCTGCCCCCGGAGCTGCTTCGACAGCTCTTTCCTCAGAGTCCCGAGAACGGGCCGATTCTGGGGCTCGACGTGGGGTGTAACTCCGGG GATCTGAGTGTGGCTCTATACAAACACTTCCTCTCCCTACCTGACGGGGAGACCTGCTCAGATGCCTCAAGAGAACTCCGGCTCCTCTGCTGTGACATAGATCCAGTCCTGGTGAAGCGAGCCGAAAAAGAATGTCCTTTTCCTGATGCCTTGACCTTTATTACCCTGGACTTCATGAATCAAAGGAAACGGAAGGTTCTCTTGAGCTCTTTCTTAAGCCAATTTGGACGTTCAGTTTTTGACATTGGCTTCTGTATGTCAATAACCATGTGGATTCATCTGAACCACGGAGACCATGGCCTGTGGGAGTTCCTGGCCCATCTTTCCTCCCTCTGCCACTACCTCCTTGTGGAGCCCCAACCCTGGAAGTGTTACCGGGCAGCTGCAAGGCGTCTCCGAAAGCTGGGACTCCATGATTTTGACCACTTCCACTCCCTTGCCATCCGAGGTGATATGACCAATCAGATTGTGCAGATCTTGACCCAGGATCATGGCATGGAATTAATATGTTGCTTTGGCAACACCAGTTGGGACAGAAGCCTTCTGTTCTTCAGGGCAAAACAAACCATAGAGACTCATCCAATCCCTGAATCACTgatagaaagagggaaagaaaagaacagattaTGA